A stretch of Drosophila gunungcola strain Sukarami chromosome 3L unlocalized genomic scaffold, Dgunungcola_SK_2 000002F, whole genome shotgun sequence DNA encodes these proteins:
- the LOC128257591 gene encoding protein aurora borealis, whose translation MYNDEVRTPQALKNRYFTNLSGLKCRARRNSHSNSNNSTASAATPTNGGKENGKRSPLMPGSGNGNGIGIGNGGGGGNVCTPPPKRLHKVRNPFEGAMADRLHLPTIASPSLFRSRTPQLSSTQFEWNIDEVSQLKPAEMEPHETQFHDSPDPEQESRAQLAISAFFKESHIVPSPVDCPLRKQRIILNHNEDNTPISNKSRRKRDCEVQTELTLPPILPKALEDALRPYFQPHLAGRLSGRSKSSGGHDIFNSSMRRKLFDLHNVIVLGEQEPGEQSSPIAGSSPQGKQTMFAGRLSDSASGEGSFGCLSPIRNLCGLPPGTPDDGNCSGKRKLLMQELGLPSPIAPSEHLSRRLVYSKAEVSVTAEHQDTLSERTALQFTPDRSSSPMGALEHSDCSINQRVRRLRVNSTRQLATEAGDQPLFEETEEDEEEEGAESEEDEETEAEAEGEAMQLSTLSFNCSSSNSDTPRGHKRHRSAQRKNLSQSFSANLEEDQDQDQDAAAGALQQAGLPLSALPQQGPRIPLYRTDSGFNETSSTSTFAFSQDLPLDVSMACCSTPSTRS comes from the exons atgtacAACGACGAGGTGCGAACGCCGCAAGCCCTCAAGAATCGATATTTCACTAATCTCAGCGGACTGAAGTGCCGGGCGCGCAGAAATAGCCACTCAAACAGCAACAATTCGACGGCGTCGGCGGCAACGCCAACGAATGGCGGcaaggaaaatggaaaacgcAGTCCCCTAATGCCGGGcagtggaaatggaaatggaattggaattggaaatggaggtggaggtggaaaTGTGTGCACCCCACCACCAAAGAGGCTGCACAAGGTGCGCAATCCCTTCGAGGGCGCGATGGCGGATCGCTTGCACCTGCCGACGATTGCCAG TCCGTCGCTTTTCCGATCGCGAaccccccaactttcgtccaCGCAGTTCGAGTGGAACATTGACGAAGTCTCGCAGCTGAAACCCGCCGAGATGGAGCCGCACGAAACCCAGTTCCACGACTCCCCCGATCCCGAGCAGGAATCCCGGGCCCAGCTGGCCATCAGTGCCTTCTTTAAGGAGTCGCACATTGTGCCCAGTCCCGTGGACTGTCCGCTGCGGAAGCAGCGCATCATACTCAACCACAACGAGGACAACACGCCCATATCGAACAAGTCGCGGCGCAAGCGGGACTGCGAGGTGCAGACGGAACTCACGCTGCCGCCGATCCTGCCCAAGGCCCTGGAGGATGCGCTGCGTCCCTACTTTCAGCCCCATCTGGCCGGCCGCCTGTCCGGCCGGAGCAAGTCGAGTGGCGGCCACGACATCTTCAACAGCTCCATGCGCCGGAAACTGTTCGATCTGCACAACGTCATCGTGTTGGGCGAGCAGGAGCCCGGCGAGCAGTCATCGCCCATCGCTGGCTCCAGTCCGCAGGGCAAGCAGACCATGTTCGCGGGCAGGCTATCGGATTCCGCCTCCGGCGAGGGCAGCTTTGGCTGCCTTTCGCCCATTAGAAACCTGTGCGGTCTGCCGCCAGGAACGCCGGACGATGGCAACTGCTCGGGGAAGCGGAAACTGCTGATGCAGGAGCTGGGACTGCCGTCGCCCATTGCTCCGTCCGAGCATCTCAGCCGGAGACTGGTGTACTCCAAGGCGGAGGTCAGCGTCACAGCAGAGCACCAGGACACGCTGTCGGAGCGCACGGCCCTGCAGTTCACGCCGGACCGGAGCTCCTCGCCGATGGGCGCTTTGGAGCACTCGGACTGCAGCATTAATCAGCGGGTCAGGCGACTGCGGGTGAACAGCACGCGACAGCTGGCGACTGAGGCCGGGGACCAGCCGCTGTTCGAGGAAACCGaagaggatgaggaggaggagggcgCTGAAtcggaggaggacgaggagacGGAGGCGGAAGCGGAGGGCGAGGCCATGCAACTGTCCACCCTGAGTTTCAATTGCAGCTCGTCCAATTCGGACACTCCGCGTGGCCACAAACGACATCGTTCCGCCCAACGCAAGAATCTTTCGCAGTCGTTCAGTGCCAATTTGGAGgaggatcaggatcaggatcaggatgCGGCTGCAGGAGCATTGCAGCAAGCGGGTCTACCCCTGAGTGCATTGCCACAGCAAGGACCCAGGATTCCGCTCTATCGCACGGACAGTGGCTTCAACGAGACCTCGAGCACCTCGACCTTCGCCTTCTCGCAGGACTTGCCCCTGGACGTGTCCATGGCCTGCTGCTCcacaccctccacccgctctTGA